One window of the Zea mays cultivar B73 chromosome 3, Zm-B73-REFERENCE-NAM-5.0, whole genome shotgun sequence genome contains the following:
- the LOC103650635 gene encoding amino acid permease 3, translating to MRRQSSLARSCSSVAPASPPPQNGGVNSKHLVPPMEVSAEAGNAGAAEWLDDDGRPRRKGTFWTASAHIITAVIGSGVLSLAWAIAQLGWVAGPTAMLLFAFVTYYTATLLAECYRTGDPDTGKRNYTYMDAVRSNLGGAKVAFCGVIQYANLVGVAIGYTIASSISMKAIRRAGCFHTHGHGDPCKSSSTPYMILFGAAQVVFSQIPDFDQIWWLSIVAAVMSFTYSSIGLSLGIVQTVSNGGFKGSLTSIGFGAGVNSTQKVWHTLQAFGDIAFAYSFSNILIEIQDTIKAPPPSESKVMQKATRLSVATTTVFYMLCGCMGYAAFGDDAPDNLLTGFGFYEPFWLLDVANVAIVVHLVGAYQVFCQPIFAFVERRAAAAWPDSAFVSRELRAGPFALSPFRLAWRSAFVCVTTVVAMLLPFFGDVAGLLGAVSFWPLTVYFPVEMYIKQRRVPRGSARWISLQTLSVTCLLVSIAAAAGSIADVVDALKVYRPFSG from the exons ACGGAGGAGTGAACAGCAAGCACCTGGTCCCCCCCATGGAGGTGTCGGCGGAGGCCGGGAACGCCGGTGCCGCCGAGTGGCTAGACGACGACGGCCGCCCCCGCCGCAAGGGCACGTTCTGGACGGCCAGCGCGCACATCATCACCGCCGTCATCGGCTCCGGCGTGCTGTCCCTGGCCTGGGCCATCGCGCAGCTGGGCTGGGTCGCCGGCCCCACCGCCATGCTCCTCTTCGCCTTCGTCACCTACTACACCGCCACGCTGCTCGCCGAGTGCTACCGCACCGGCGACCCCGACACGGGCAAGCGCAACTACACGTACATGGACGCCGTGCGCTCCAACCTCGGCGGCGCCAAGGTCGCCTTCTGCGGCGTCATCCAGTACGCCAACCTCGTCGGCGTCGCCATCGGGTACACCATCGCGTCGTCCATCAGCATGAAGGCCATCAGGAGGGCGGGCTGCTTCCACACCCACGGCCACGGCGACCCCTGCAAGAGCTCCAGCACGCCATACATGATCCTCttcggcgctgcgcaggtcgtctTCTCCCAGATACCGGACTTCGATCAGATATGGTGGCTCTCCATTGTCGCTGCAGTCATGTCCTTCACTTACTCGTCTATCGGACTGTCCCTCGGAATCGTACAGACCGTCT CCAACGGTGGGTTCAAGGGCAGTCTCACCAGCATCGGCTTCGGCGCCGGCGTGAACTCCACGCAGAAGGTCTGGCACACGCTGCAGGCCTTCGGCGACATCGCGTTCGCCTACTCCTTCTCCAACATCCTCATCGAGATCCAG GACACGATCAAGGCGCCGCCACCGTCGGAGTCGAAGGTGATGCAGAAGGCGACGCGCCTCAGCGTGGCGACGACGACCGTGTTCTACATGCTGTGCGGGTGCATGGGGTACGCGGCGTTCGGCGACGACGCGCCCGACAACCTGCTCACCGGCTTCGGCTTCTAcgagcccttctggctgctggacgTGGCCAACGTGGCCATCGTGGTGCACCTCGTGGGCGCGTACCAGGTGTTCTGCCAGCCCATCTTCGCCTTCGTCGagcgccgcgccgccgcggccTGGCCGGACAGCGCCTTCGTCTCGCGGGAGCTCCGCGCCGGCCCGTTCGCCCTCAGCCCTTTCCGCCTCGCGTGGCGGTCGGCGTTCGTGTGCGTCACCACCGTCGTCGCCATGCTGCTGCCTTTCTTCGGCGACGTGGCGGGGCTCCTCGGTGCCGTCTCCTTCTGGCCGCTCACCGTCTACTTCCCCGTCGAGATGTACATCAAGCAGCGCCGCGTGCCTCGTGGCAGCGCCAGATGGATCAGCCTCCAGACGCTCAGCGTCACGTGCCTCCTCGTCtccatcgccgccgccgccggttcCATCGCCGACGTCGTCGACGCGCTCAAGGTGTACCGGCCGTTCAGCGGCTAA